The nucleotide sequence TGCGCCGAGGCGATCGCCGGCTGGGACGGGCGCGCCGACCTCGGCCGGATCACCGCCCGCACCCTGGTGGTGGCCGGGGCGGACGACCACGCGACGCCGCCGTCGCACCTGGAGACCATCGCCGACGGGGTGGCCGACGCGCACCTGCACGTGCTGACCCGCGCCGCGCACCTGTGCAGCGTGGAGCAGGCCGGCGCGGTCACCCAGCTGCTGCTGGACCAGCTGGTCGGCGAGCACGCCGGCCGGGCCCAGGCGCACGCGGTGGGGCTGCGGGTGCGGCGCGAGGTGCTGGGCGCTGCCCAGGTGGACTCCGCGATGGAGGCCACCACGGAGTTCAGCGCGCCGTTCCAGGACTTCCTCACCCGGGTGGCCTGGGGCGACGTCTGGCACCGCCCGGGCCTGAGCCGGGCCACCCGCTCGGCCGTCACCCTGGCCGCGCTCACCGCGCTGGGCAGCGAGGCAGGAGCTGGCCGTGCACGTGCGGGCGGCGCTGCGCAACGGGCTGTCCTCGGAGGAGATTGCCGAGGTGCTGCTGCAGACGGCCGTCTACGCCGGACTGCCCCGTGGCAACCGCGCCTTCGCGGTAGCACAGAATGTGATCACCGCTACTGCCGGCTGATCCACGGTGCCTGTGCGTACCGGTGTGGCGCCCGCGCAGCGGAAGTGCGAAAGTAGCCGTAACACCGTGAGCCCGCTCACAGTCCGATGAGGAGCGTACTTAGTGCCTTGGCTCCATTCTGGGCGGATTGACGCTCCCCGTCGCCGCGCGCCCCAAGCGGTCCTCGCCCTGCTCGCGTCCCTGCTGGTGCTGGTGGGCGTGGCCAGCCCCGCCGCCGCCCAGCCCGACCCCACGCCGCCGCCCAACCCGGGCGACGGCCAGCTCAACGAGGCCGCCGAGGCCGCGCAGCGCAAGGCCGACGAGCTCACTCGCCTGGCGGGGCAGCTGACCTCCGCGCAGACGCAGCTGGTGGAGCTGCACAACCAGCTGGCGCTGACGATGGAGACCGCCAACAAGGCGCTGGTGGACCACACCGCCGCCCAGCAGGCAGCGACGTCGGCGGCCACCGCGGCCACCGTGTCCGGGCTGTCGGTGCTGCTGGCCAAGGCGTCCCTGGACGACGCCAACGCCCGGGCCGCTCGATTCGCCCTGGGCAGCTTTCAGCAGGGCAGCACCATCAGCTCGTTCAGCGCCTACATGGCGGCCAACAGCCCCGACGAGCTGCTCGACCGGGTGGCCCTGCTCAACGCCGTGGGCGGCAGCCAGCTCGAGGTGATGAAGGGCCTGGACGCCGCCCGCCAGTCCACCGCCGACGCCGACGCGCGAGCGGTGGCCAGCAAGGCCCAGGCCGACACCGCCGCGGCCGATGCCGGCAGGGCCAAGCAGACCGCCGACGCCGCCATGCAGCAGGCCAGCAAGGCCCAGGCCAGCCAGCTGGCGCGGGCCAAGCAACTGGAGAGCCAGGCGGCACGGGCGCAGTACGACCTGCAGGTGGCGGCGGACACCGCCAACGGCCTGCAGCGGCAGCGGGCCAGCTTCGAGCAGTGGGACGCCCAGCGCCGCGCCCAGCAGGCCGCCGCCGACCGCCAGGCGGCCGAGCAGGCCCGGCAGGCGATCGCCAGCATCAACGGCTCGCTGGAGAGCGTCCCGGCCACCCCGGCGGCGCAGGCTGTGATCCGCCGGGCCGCCACCCAGCTGGGCCAGCCGTACTCCTGGGGCGGCGGTAGCTACACCGGCCCCACGGTGGGCATCCGCGACGGCGGGGTGGCCGACACCTTCGGCGACTACGCCAAGGTGGGCTTCGACTGCTCCGGGCTGATGATGTACGCCTTTGCCGCGGTGGGCATCCAGCTGCCGCACTACTCCGGCTACCAGTACCAGTCGGGCCGGCAGGTGCCGCTGGCGGAGATGCAGCCCGGCGATATGGTCTTCTACGGCCCGTCCGGCATCCACCACGTGGCGCTGTACATCGGGGCGGGCAAGATGATCGAGGCGCCCGAGTCGGGCAAGTTCGTGACGGTGTCGAACGTGCGCACCGACGGTTTGGTGCCCTACGCCGTGCGGATGACCTGAGCAGTCCGGCTGACCTGAACCCGCACCTGCAGCGCGGCGGTGGGCTTCGCTAGGCTTCCCAGGGCGATCGGCCCTGCTGGGCTGGACGTCTCGGGCCTCTAGCTCAGTTGGTAGAGCTACGGACTTTTAATCCGCAGGTCGTCGGTTCGAGCCCGACGGGGCCCACCACGAGACAACCGCGCGACACCGCTCATGCGGCGACGACTCGTTGCCCGCTCACCTTGCTGCGGGGCAGGCGGCCGGCGCGGGAGTGGCCGGTCATGGTGCCGTCGGCGACCAGCACGTCGAAGTCGAGGTTCAGCCGCATCGGCTTGGTGATGCTCTGTCGCCAGGTGACCTGGTGGCCGCCTCCCCCGCCAGCCTTCACCTCGATGTCGGACAGCGGGACGGTCTCGGCCGCACCGGTGGCCGTGCCGCGCAGGCCGTCGCCGGCCCGCTCGAAGAGGTACTGGACCTTGAGCGTGCCGATGGGGGTCTTCAGCGCGAGGTCCCAGGTGCCGAGCACAGCGTCGTCGTGCACAGGTTTCTCCTTCGGGTGGCAGGGGTCAGAACGGGGTGGGCTCACGGTGCCCGGGGCGCCACACGATGCCGCGGCGCTCGTGCTCGAACATCTCCTCCACCGCGTGCGCGACGGCGGGCCCGTGCTCGCGGTCGAGCAGGTGCAGGGCCAGGTCCAGCCCGGAGGTGACGCCCCCGCAGGTGACCAGGTCGCCGTCGTCGACCACGCGGGCGCGAACAGCGTTGACCCCGGTCGCCTCCAGCACGTCCATGCCGAGGTGGTGCGTCACGGCGTGGCGACCCTCGATCAGGCCGGCCATCGCCAGTGCGAGCGCGCCACCGCACACCCCGGCGACCGTCACCGCAGGGTTGTCCAGCGCGCGGCGCAGCAGCTCGGCGGCGGCGCTGCCGGCGAACCGCGCGAGCAGGACGGGGATCGTCTCAGCGCCGTCGTCGGGGTCGCCCTCCACGGGCCCGGAGGCGCCGGGGACGACGACGTAGCCGGGGAGCTCGGGGTCGAGCGTGGCCGTCGCGGTGAACACCAGGCCGTGGGTGCCCGAGACCACCGGTCGCGGCCCCTCGGCCGACACCAGCTCAACGGTCAGCTCGCCGCCGACTGCGTCGCTACCGGCCGCCAGCACCTCGAACGGAGCGATGACATCAAGCGGGTCGAACCCGTCGAACAAGACGATCTGGGCGGACAGTGGCAAGGGGACTCCTCAGGATCGGCACCGTGTCCCCGCACTCTTGCAACGGGGAGGGTCCGCGAACAGTGGCCGTGTTGCCAGCTACCAACGAAATCTGGCCACCTCCCTCTGGGCGCCTTCTCGGCCGCACCTCCGTTGACGACCTGGCTAGCATCAGACGGTGCACACCGTCGTGGTCCTGGCTCTGCCCGACGTGATCGCCTTCGATCTGGCCACCCCGGTCGAAGTGTTCGGCCACGCTCGACTGCCCGACGGACGACCCGCCTACCGGGTCGTCGTCTGCGCGGAGCAGCCGACCGTGCAGGCGGGGCCGCTGCGCATCAGCGTTGACGCAGGGCTGGAGGCGCTCGCGCGGGCCGACACGATCGTGGTGCCGGGCCGCAACCGCCTCGACGCTCCGGCCAGCCCCGCGGTGCTCGACGCGCTGCGGTCCGGGGCCGGGCGCGGCACCCGCATCGCGTCCATCTGCGTCGGCGCGTTCACCCTGGCCGAGGCCGGGCTGCTCGACGGGCAGCGCGCGACGACCCACTGGCGCGCCGCCGAGATGCTGGCTCGCTCGTATCCGCAGGTCTCGGTGGACGCCGACGTGCTCTACGTCGACAACGGGGGCGTGCTCACCTCGGCCGGAGCCGCCGCCGGCCTGGACCTCTGCCTGCACATGGTGCGACGCGACCACGGCACCGCGGTCGCCGCCCACGTCTCCCGGGTCTCGGTCGCACCCCTGCACCGCAGCGGCGGACAAGCACAGTTCATCGTCCGCAACCCGCCGTCGTACCAGGTCGCCTCGCTGGAGGACGTGCTGGCCTGGATCGAGGAGAACGCCCACCGGGAGCTGACGCTGGCCGACCTCGCCGCTGCCGCGCACACCAGCGGGCGCACGCTCAACCGGCGCTTCCACGCGGAGACGGGCCAGAGCCCGATGGAGTGGCTCACCGGAGTGCGCATCCGCCACGCCCAGGAGCTGCTGGAGACCACCGACCACGGCGTCGAGCGCATCGCCCAGCAGGTCGGCTTCGCCAGCCCCAGCAGCTTCCGCACCCACTTCCGTCGGCTCGCGGGCACCAGCCCCAAGGAGTACCGCGCCACGTTCACCGGACGCGTGCGCCCCGAAGCCGAGGCAGAGCAGGCCGGGCTCAGGGCGTGAGCAGCGCCTTGATGGCCCGGCGCTCGTCCATCGCGCGGTATCCCTCGGCGGCCTCCTCCAGCGGCAGGGTGAGGTCGAAGACCTTGCCGGGGTCGATCTTGCGGTCCCAGATCAGCTGCACCAGCTCTGGCAGGTACCGGCGCACCGGGGCCGGGCCGCCGTGCAGGTGCACGCCGGAGAAGAACAGCTCCTGGCCGGGCAGCGCCACGTCGTGCGACACCCCGACGTAGCCGACGTGCCCGCCGGCCCGGGCGGAGCGGATGGCCTGCATCATCGACTCCTGGGT is from Rhodococcus sp. X156 and encodes:
- a CDS encoding NlpC/P60 family protein; its protein translation is MPWLHSGRIDAPRRRAPQAVLALLASLLVLVGVASPAAAQPDPTPPPNPGDGQLNEAAEAAQRKADELTRLAGQLTSAQTQLVELHNQLALTMETANKALVDHTAAQQAATSAATAATVSGLSVLLAKASLDDANARAARFALGSFQQGSTISSFSAYMAANSPDELLDRVALLNAVGGSQLEVMKGLDAARQSTADADARAVASKAQADTAAADAGRAKQTADAAMQQASKAQASQLARAKQLESQAARAQYDLQVAADTANGLQRQRASFEQWDAQRRAQQAAADRQAAEQARQAIASINGSLESVPATPAAQAVIRRAATQLGQPYSWGGGSYTGPTVGIRDGGVADTFGDYAKVGFDCSGLMMYAFAAVGIQLPHYSGYQYQSGRQVPLAEMQPGDMVFYGPSGIHHVALYIGAGKMIEAPESGKFVTVSNVRTDGLVPYAVRMT
- a CDS encoding DJ-1/PfpI family protein translates to MSAQIVLFDGFDPLDVIAPFEVLAAGSDAVGGELTVELVSAEGPRPVVSGTHGLVFTATATLDPELPGYVVVPGASGPVEGDPDDGAETIPVLLARFAGSAAAELLRRALDNPAVTVAGVCGGALALAMAGLIEGRHAVTHHLGMDVLEATGVNAVRARVVDDGDLVTCGGVTSGLDLALHLLDREHGPAVAHAVEEMFEHERRGIVWRPGHREPTPF
- a CDS encoding helix-turn-helix domain-containing protein; this translates as MHTVVVLALPDVIAFDLATPVEVFGHARLPDGRPAYRVVVCAEQPTVQAGPLRISVDAGLEALARADTIVVPGRNRLDAPASPAVLDALRSGAGRGTRIASICVGAFTLAEAGLLDGQRATTHWRAAEMLARSYPQVSVDADVLYVDNGGVLTSAGAAAGLDLCLHMVRRDHGTAVAAHVSRVSVAPLHRSGGQAQFIVRNPPSYQVASLEDVLAWIEENAHRELTLADLAAAAHTSGRTLNRRFHAETGQSPMEWLTGVRIRHAQELLETTDHGVERIAQQVGFASPSSFRTHFRRLAGTSPKEYRATFTGRVRPEAEAEQAGLRA